From a region of the Clostridiales bacterium genome:
- a CDS encoding ABC transporter permease has product MMGLFDIATKNIKKNFYNYFLYFISMIFSIVVYFTFTSIEYNPQVEKVIGASMISVVFKAAAIVVAVFVAIFIWYSNSFFIRKRKKEIALYSLLGIRKRQIGRMLFYENIVMGIAALLAGIFFGSLLSKLFIMILVRLMGFSADIVFMVPLKAVINTAAVFIVLFLMTSIHGYRLIYRFKLIELFKAENQGDREPKVSVFFSIASILLIGGGYWIYTRKISSFTVFAILITLVLVVIGTFMLFSSLTLLIIKLSKKNKRRYYKGINMIGTSQLLYRINASARTLATIAVLSAATLTAMEVSSSFYYDLSVDLEKNYGFTYAYASNDASLDKQVEDIISRYPENKIIASVNMNFAKVNGQWPDFQSESVNKTIPAGFYIISESNYDEIARARKLKDRIKLRNSNEAVLFGQILNFTSKYDYAGKTITISENNDNFPLNVVDFKNYSLPNSGMTRYAVVVRDEVYNKYCKADNLYRIKGYITDNEKDSEKLTGELDKLLSKKLIQNGEGVKFSSYYSRYKAGLMFSGLIIFLGAFLGLLFLVATGSIIFFKQLSEANDDRDRYKILRNIGVTKKEIRISISKQIFIVFALPLGIGIMHSLVASSLLSRMLKVDLTLPIIVTVSAYSAIYMIYYFLTVNSYYNIVNAM; this is encoded by the coding sequence ATGATGGGCTTGTTTGATATAGCCACTAAAAATATAAAAAAAAACTTTTACAATTATTTTTTATACTTTATATCCATGATATTCAGCATAGTAGTTTACTTTACATTTACATCGATAGAATATAATCCCCAGGTTGAAAAAGTCATCGGCGCTTCAATGATTTCAGTCGTGTTCAAAGCGGCAGCCATAGTCGTTGCGGTATTTGTTGCAATATTCATCTGGTATTCTAATTCTTTCTTCATAAGAAAGAGAAAAAAGGAAATCGCACTTTATTCCCTTCTCGGAATAAGGAAAAGGCAAATAGGAAGAATGCTTTTTTATGAAAATATTGTGATGGGCATAGCAGCGCTCCTAGCCGGTATTTTTTTCGGGAGTTTGCTATCGAAGTTGTTCATAATGATTCTGGTAAGGCTCATGGGGTTCTCAGCCGATATTGTATTCATGGTGCCTTTGAAGGCGGTTATAAATACTGCTGCTGTTTTTATCGTATTATTCCTCATGACATCGATACATGGCTACAGGCTTATATACAGATTTAAGCTGATAGAGCTTTTCAAGGCGGAAAATCAAGGCGACAGGGAGCCAAAGGTTTCGGTATTCTTTTCAATAGCATCTATTTTATTGATTGGCGGAGGGTACTGGATATATACCAGGAAAATATCAAGCTTTACCGTCTTTGCCATATTGATAACATTAGTGCTTGTGGTGATAGGAACATTCATGCTTTTTTCCTCCTTGACCCTGCTGATTATCAAGCTTTCAAAGAAAAATAAGAGAAGATATTATAAGGGCATCAACATGATAGGAACATCCCAGCTGTTGTACAGGATAAATGCAAGTGCCAGAACCCTGGCCACAATTGCTGTATTAAGCGCTGCAACACTTACGGCCATGGAGGTATCGTCAAGCTTTTATTATGATCTCTCGGTGGATTTGGAGAAAAATTATGGCTTTACTTATGCATATGCAAGCAATGACGCTTCTTTAGATAAGCAGGTGGAAGATATAATAAGCAGATATCCTGAAAATAAAATTATTGCTTCCGTAAATATGAATTTTGCTAAAGTAAACGGGCAATGGCCGGATTTTCAAAGCGAATCGGTAAATAAAACAATTCCGGCAGGCTTTTATATAATATCTGAAAGCAACTATGATGAAATTGCAAGGGCAAGGAAATTGAAGGATAGGATAAAACTGCGGAACAGCAATGAAGCAGTTTTATTTGGGCAAATTCTAAATTTTACATCAAAATATGATTATGCCGGGAAGACTATTACAATAAGCGAAAATAACGATAATTTCCCCTTGAATGTTGTGGACTTTAAAAATTATTCCCTTCCCAATTCCGGTATGACAAGGTATGCCGTTGTTGTACGTGATGAGGTTTATAACAAGTATTGCAAGGCAGACAATCTATACAGGATAAAAGGGTATATTACCGACAATGAAAAGGATAGCGAAAAGCTGACAGGTGAGCTTGATAAACTGTTATCAAAGAAGCTTATTCAAAATGGTGAAGGTGTTAAATTTTCGTCATATTATTCACGATATAAGGCAGGGCTTATGTTTTCAGGTTTAATCATTTTTTTAGGCGCATTCCTTGGATTATTGTTTCTGGTTGCCACGGGAAGTATAATATTTTTCAAGCAACTGTCCGAAGCTAACGACGACAGGGACAGGTATAAAATCCTCAGAAATATCGGGGTAACAAAAAAAGAAATCAGGATTTCCATAAGTAAACAGATATTCATTGTTTTTGCGCTGCCCCTTGGAATCGGAATAATGCATAGTCTCGTAGCCTCAAGCCTTTTGTCGAGAATGCTTAAAGTAGACTTGACACTGCCCATAATTGTGACTGTCAGCGCTTATTCAGCCATATACATGATTTACTATTTCTTGACGGTAAACTCTTACTATAATATTGTCAATGCAATGTGA
- a CDS encoding TetR/AcrR family transcriptional regulator, translating into MMQRKTEKEDTSARILNAAFECLSEKGYANVSMRNIAEGAGVALSQLAYYYKNKEKLFSEVINMMTEQYMSEIEATLKSTADAKDKLASLVRYFKKLIRNNPELLRLFIDFTAQSLWIPSFREQLNSLFNSITEIIERNLSVDTIANKSLLGHSPKCIAKLVFGALYGTTVQIILGPDKEGAFDSLKLAEDLLN; encoded by the coding sequence ATGATGCAGCGAAAAACAGAAAAAGAAGATACGTCGGCGAGGATTCTTAATGCGGCTTTTGAGTGCCTTTCTGAAAAAGGTTATGCGAACGTGTCCATGCGCAACATAGCCGAGGGGGCCGGTGTCGCATTAAGCCAGCTCGCATATTACTACAAAAATAAGGAAAAGTTATTCAGTGAGGTCATTAATATGATGACGGAGCAATATATGAGCGAAATAGAGGCCACTCTGAAATCTACAGCGGATGCAAAGGATAAACTCGCATCTCTTGTGAGATACTTTAAGAAGCTCATTAGGAATAATCCCGAACTTTTGAGACTTTTTATTGATTTTACAGCACAGTCTTTGTGGATTCCCTCTTTCAGGGAACAACTGAACAGCTTATTTAATTCTATAACAGAAATCATCGAAAGGAATCTATCGGTCGACACTATAGCCAACAAAAGCTTGCTGGGGCATTCTCCAAAGTGCATAGCAAAATTAGTTTTTGGCGCTTTATACGGGACAACTGTTCAGATAATACTTGGTCCCGACAAGGAGGGTGCCTTTGACTCACTAAAATTGGCAGAAGATTTATTAAATTAA
- a CDS encoding AarF/UbiB family protein, protein MMDYGRMRIKRYKEILTVFTKYGFGMLFRRFRFRHPLRLKNRISDPASTPDNAEISAGKRLRLALEELGPTFVKLGQILSIRQDILPAELTEELKKLQDSVQPFPFSEVKAMIEVEFKDDLDNIYKEFDEKPLAAASISQVHRAKLFSGKQVAVKVQRPGIEKIIDLDLDILKSMAHFIDHHTKYGNFYDFSGMMADFEKTIKAELDFTKEGENADTFMRNFSRDEGVTVPRVKWIYTTKHILTMEYFDAIKISDLEGLDQAGIDRRKIAERLATSICNQILRDGFFHADPHPGNIQVLPDGTIIFLDMGMVGRLDEARKEMVSKFFLGVAFKDSDMVVRSILDMNVVIDRKNINNFERDIDTIIEKYLTMPMNEIKIDDLLRETFHTAYLNHIKIPHEFSLLAKTLGTLQGLLEKMDPELNALIVAEPIAKRLFYQSFSAKKIKSQIGKSLWNYHKFLSELPAAMRNILRKAENEDFSVQFEMKDMNTFQRRLERISNRISFSVILLAVSIIIAGVLISSGLSADTSGEMYLFNVTVLKIGLAFAILILLGLIISMIRSRR, encoded by the coding sequence ATGATGGATTACGGGCGCATGCGCATCAAAAGATATAAAGAGATTCTCACTGTATTTACGAAGTATGGGTTTGGAATGTTGTTCAGGCGATTTAGATTCCGTCATCCGCTAAGACTAAAAAACAGAATATCAGATCCGGCCTCCACTCCTGACAATGCTGAAATTTCTGCAGGAAAACGGCTGAGGCTGGCCTTGGAGGAACTAGGGCCGACATTCGTTAAGCTGGGTCAAATTTTAAGCATAAGGCAGGATATCCTGCCAGCCGAGCTTACTGAGGAACTTAAAAAGCTTCAGGATTCAGTGCAGCCCTTTCCATTTTCCGAGGTGAAGGCGATGATTGAAGTTGAATTTAAGGATGATCTGGATAATATCTATAAGGAATTTGACGAGAAGCCGCTGGCGGCGGCTTCCATTTCTCAGGTTCATCGAGCAAAACTGTTCTCAGGGAAACAGGTTGCCGTGAAGGTTCAAAGGCCGGGCATCGAAAAAATTATCGATCTGGATCTTGACATCCTGAAGAGCATGGCGCATTTTATCGATCATCATACAAAGTATGGGAATTTTTATGATTTCAGCGGCATGATGGCGGATTTTGAGAAGACGATAAAAGCCGAACTGGACTTTACGAAAGAGGGAGAAAACGCGGACACCTTCATGCGTAATTTCAGCAGGGATGAAGGTGTAACGGTCCCAAGAGTAAAATGGATTTACACGACAAAACACATCCTTACAATGGAGTATTTTGATGCCATCAAGATCAGCGATTTAGAAGGGTTGGATCAGGCAGGTATTGACCGGAGAAAAATTGCCGAAAGGCTTGCGACGTCCATATGCAATCAAATACTTAGGGATGGTTTTTTTCACGCAGATCCCCATCCAGGCAATATTCAGGTCCTTCCGGACGGGACAATTATATTTCTCGATATGGGAATGGTGGGACGCTTGGATGAAGCCCGTAAAGAAATGGTTTCTAAATTTTTTTTAGGTGTTGCATTCAAAGACAGCGATATGGTAGTCAGATCAATCCTGGATATGAACGTTGTGATCGACCGAAAAAATATAAATAATTTTGAAAGGGATATAGACACAATCATTGAGAAATACCTGACCATGCCTATGAATGAGATCAAAATCGATGATTTACTTCGGGAAACATTTCATACTGCGTATTTGAATCATATTAAAATACCCCATGAATTTTCCTTGCTGGCAAAAACGCTTGGAACGCTTCAGGGACTGCTGGAAAAAATGGATCCGGAGCTTAACGCTCTCATAGTAGCCGAGCCAATCGCCAAAAGGCTCTTTTATCAGTCTTTTTCAGCAAAAAAAATAAAAAGTCAAATCGGGAAAAGTTTATGGAACTACCACAAGTTTTTGAGCGAGTTACCGGCTGCAATGCGGAACATACTTCGCAAAGCGGAAAATGAGGACTTTTCCGTTCAATTTGAAATGAAAGATATGAATACATTTCAAAGACGATTGGAACGGATCTCTAACAGAATATCCTTCAGTGTGATATTGCTCGCCGTAAGCATTATCATTGCCGGAGTTCTGATCAGCTCCGGTCTCAGCGCGGATACAAGCGGTGAAATGTATCTTTTCAATGTTACTGTATTGAAAATAGGATTGGCATTTGCCATTCTGATCCTTTTAGGACTCATTATTTCAATGATTCGGTCGCGCCGCTGA
- a CDS encoding 1-deoxy-D-xylulose-5-phosphate synthase N-terminal domain-containing protein, producing MDNILKHITGPDDIKGLRIEQLKQLADESRAYLIETISETGGHLASNLGVVELTIALHNVF from the coding sequence GTGGATAATATCCTGAAGCATATCACCGGTCCCGACGATATAAAGGGTTTGAGGATAGAGCAATTGAAGCAATTAGCTGACGAGAGCAGAGCGTATCTGATAGAAACCATATCCGAAACAGGAGGGCACTTGGCTTCCAATCTGGGGGTGGTAGAACTCACAATTGCGCTTCATAATGTCTTTTGA
- a CDS encoding 1-deoxy-D-xylulose-5-phosphate synthase N-terminal domain-containing protein has product MRFIMSFEALNDAGRSLTNLIVILNDNEFSISKNVGGLSRYLSQIRTEPAYFKVKEVLKKAFVRIPGIGTDIAGGLDRIKGSVKYLIMQRTLFEDLGFKYFGPIDGHDLRELTASFRRPNL; this is encoded by the coding sequence TTGCGCTTCATAATGTCTTTTGAAGCGCTTAATGACGCCGGACGGTCACTCACAAATTTGATCGTGATCTTAAACGACAACGAATTTTCCATAAGCAAAAATGTAGGAGGCCTTTCAAGATATTTATCGCAAATAAGAACGGAACCTGCCTACTTTAAAGTAAAGGAAGTTTTGAAAAAGGCTTTCGTCAGGATACCCGGTATTGGTACGGACATTGCCGGAGGACTGGACAGGATCAAAGGTTCGGTCAAATATCTGATTATGCAACGAACATTATTTGAAGATCTTGGATTCAAGTATTTTGGTCCCATAGACGGACATGACTTAAGGGAACTGACCGCATCTTTTCGAAGGCCAAATTTATAA
- a CDS encoding TetR/AcrR family transcriptional regulator C-terminal domain-containing protein — MIHVHTQKGKGYKPAEDNPKAFHCVSSFEIKTGKIHSYMGENYSDVFGKEMLRLAEEKDELIAITAAMRDGTGLVEFSKKYPKRFFDVGIAEEHAVTFAAGMAKGGLIPVFAVYSSFLQRAYDQIIHHISVKDIVKDCGLTRQAFYYHFKDKYDLINWIYYTETARFMSSYNNVEHWLDGMVDLCNYMRQNRTFYMNALNTTGQNSFQEYLHNYIQNISISAIENIQNTEYDENKWGFTIKFISTAFVGMIVRWAYNGMKEDPAEYVAKMRSIFDGSVLGELENPKMRCLQGIRVFIFETIKALFTLAVKNIWEIRPENLQ, encoded by the coding sequence TTGATACACGTTCATACGCAGAAAGGGAAAGGGTACAAACCTGCGGAAGATAATCCTAAGGCCTTCCACTGCGTATCCTCTTTTGAAATCAAAACAGGTAAAATCCATAGTTATATGGGAGAAAATTATTCAGATGTTTTTGGAAAAGAGATGTTAAGGCTCGCAGAAGAAAAAGATGAGCTTATAGCGATTACCGCCGCCATGAGGGATGGTACGGGACTTGTGGAATTTTCAAAGAAGTATCCAAAAAGGTTTTTTGATGTAGGAATCGCCGAGGAGCATGCCGTGACATTTGCCGCGGGTATGGCCAAAGGCGGGTTGATTCCTGTTTTTGCGGTATATTCTTCATTTTTGCAGCGGGCGTATGATCAGATTATCCATCATATTTCTGTGAAGGATATTGTAAAAGATTGCGGATTAACAAGGCAAGCATTTTATTACCATTTTAAGGACAAGTATGATCTTATAAACTGGATTTATTATACAGAAACAGCCCGTTTCATGAGTTCGTATAACAATGTGGAGCATTGGTTGGACGGCATGGTGGATTTGTGTAATTACATGCGGCAGAATAGGACGTTTTATATGAATGCTCTCAATACAACCGGACAAAACTCTTTTCAGGAATATTTGCATAATTACATTCAAAATATTTCGATCTCTGCAATAGAAAATATTCAAAATACAGAATATGATGAAAACAAGTGGGGCTTTACCATTAAATTTATATCCACTGCTTTTGTCGGTATGATTGTTAGATGGGCTTACAATGGGATGAAAGAGGATCCGGCCGAGTATGTAGCGAAGATGCGAAGTATATTTGATGGAAGTGTTCTTGGCGAATTGGAAAACCCAAAAATGAGATGTTTACAGGGAATCCGAGTGTTTATTTTTGAAACTATAAAGGCTCTGTTTACTTTGGCTGTAAAGAATATATGGGAGATAAGACCGGAAAATTTGCAATAA
- a CDS encoding glycerol-3-phosphate acyltransferase, whose product MLLFIVTAVAAYMLGGINGSIITSQCIYHKDIRDFGSGNPGLTNF is encoded by the coding sequence GTGCTTTTATTTATTGTGACGGCGGTTGCAGCTTATATGCTCGGAGGAATCAACGGCTCGATCATCACCTCTCAATGCATCTATCATAAAGACATCCGCGATTTTGGTAGCGGTAATCCGGGGTTGACGAATTTTTAA